The region gggtggggggcgggcatgAGGACTGCTTGGTCCTCAGAGAGGCAGGCTGCCCACCTGCAGATCTGTAGCCGGGGCCCGAGGAGGGTAGGAgagccccctgccctgggctcaGCATGGACAAGGCCGGAGGGCACACCAATCGCCTCGTGGGAGAGGCTACTGTCACGGCTGCGGGGACTCGAGAACACCACGGAGACAGCCTGCATGTGCTTTTGACACGTTaccagtttttatttaaaaacatgctAAAAACATGGCGTTCCACAGCCAGGACCAGGATGAAGGAAGCGTACAGATGCGGCATCTCAAGCAGGAAAGTGCACTGAAACCAACCTGTGGGACACTGCCCGGCCGTGTCGCCCGGTGGACAGGGTGCGGGCAGGAGCCCCGGCCTCGCCCTTGATGGGGGGCCCGGCCCAGAGGGACGCGGGGATGCACCCTGGACCTGGCCTCATGGCAGCggaggggaggatgggaggaTGGGAACACCAGAGGCCGGCCCTGCAGGCACCTCCCCGCTCTGTCCGGCCAGGTCCCTGCTGTTAGCACCTCCACCCAGCGGTGGGCAGGGGCCGGAGAGGCGGCAACCTCCTTTCTATCCACCTGGACCACGCTTTGGCCACCAGAGCAAGGAGGGATGGCCAGCTGGTCCGAGTCAAACCAGAACACCTGCTTGAGGGTCTCCCGGGGGGCGAGGGGTGGTCAGCAGCCTTGCCAGAGTGAGAGGCCCACACTGGCGGGGGGgtggagctggggggtgggggggtcgcACCAGCTGCTGCCCCTAGGGGCGGTGCTCAGCCCTGCTCGCCCACCTGCCCTGCACCCGCCTGGCTGCAGAGAAAGGCCGGGTGGAGGCAAGCATGCCCCTAAAGGCTGCAGAACCTTGGCCTTCGGAGTCCACTCTAACCTGCCTGCATCAGACCCCCTGGAACTGACTCTGACCTGGGGAGGGAGCTGCCAGGGAGGGAACTGACTCAGGTAACTCTGGCGTGAGCCCGGAGTCGGGAGACACCGAGACGATGCTGAGCCCCATCACTGACAGCAGGCAGCGTGCCTTTTGTGCCGCAGGGGAACCGCTCTGCACGACGGAAGAAGGGCCGCAGAAGGGCTCTCCCCCCGGCACACGGAGTCTGCCACCCCGTGCGGACGCAGCCAAATGACTGATCAGCCAAGCACAGGGTCAGGCAAGAAGGCGGTTTGGGGAACTGTGGACAAGGTGGGGTGgctggcaggaggagggagaCTGAGGCAAGGGCCCCAGGGCCGGAGGGCACCCCCGAAGCTCCAGAAACATGAGATTCCAGGGAGACCCACACACCCCCAAGGTACTAGGCTTTTGCTGTTGATtttaacaaaactttaaaattgcATTGATAGGCATAAACAACTCCCCCTCCTCAACACAAACTCATTATGCAGCAGTCCCAATGCGCCATTCAAATGCTTGTTTGCTGAGGGTGCCTCGAGGGGGCAGGGTGCACGTCTATTCTGGGCTCTGCAGACCTGGGTTCCCAGGGGAGTCACTGAAGCTCCTTTCCAAGAAGTCAGGCCCAGAGAGTGGGGAGGGCCGGTTGCATGTTACACTGGCTTGTCCTCCACCCAAACCCTGCCCACAAGCTTGCCCACAGGCACCCCCACTCCTGTCTCGGGAGATGGTCTCTACTTCGCCCAGCTCACTGAGACcacccttttctccactccccaCACCCAGAAGCACGACCCCTGAGCACACAGAAGTTCTGCGCTGCTGGTCCCAACCGTCTTGTGCTTaaggggagaagggggtgctGGCTGGGTGTCAGCTCTTGGACAcacagggtggggaggagatggCAATCGGGGCACCCAGCCAAACGGTGCAGAACAAAGGCAGCGCCCAGGTGAGGCCCCATCTGGGTAAGTGTTAGCTGGTGAGGAACCTTTCCAAGCTCAGCCCTACAGATTCTTAACTTATGTTTCAACTGTACAACTTGCTTAGACCAGCGTGAGCCCTGGTGGGGGCACCTGGCTGTGGTCGGACGCCCCCCAGCTGTTTACCTCCAGGCCCTGACTCAGGTTGCTTTGTCCTGGGGCCACCGTAACAGGATCCCTCCGGGTTTCCTCGAGTTTTCTGTGCTTTCCCTTGGGGTGGCGGAGGACATGACCGCCAGCCACCGCGGCATCAGTGAACCGCAAGCAAGGAGCTGAGGGTCCTGGGAGTCACGTGGACATCCAcccccccttcctccctccaggcGGTGACTCCAGCCGGACCATCACGCCCCACCCCTCCGGAGGTCGCAGGTCCTCTGTCACAGCTGAGCAGCTCCACGGAAGGACTGCTTCCCCTTCCAGAAGCAATGTGAGAGAGTGAGCAGCATCTGAACTAGAGAGGTATTTGTCCGAGAGTTTCTAGCAGGAATGTCTGTGAAATAACGGGTTTGCAGAACCTGTCGCGGGAATCCCCCGCAAGGGGTGGAAGGGGAGCCTCCCAGCCCGCAGAGGGCGGgcgggaggaagaaggaaaaagaactgcTCATCAGAGACGCGTAAGGACCCACGCCTGCTCCACCTCGTTCCTGGCAAAGCACCTCCGGTTCCCAGAAGACCCCCTGCCCTCTGTCTCGCTTCCATCCTATgcctcccgccccccaccacccccccggTCTCCCCTGCCGCCTTCCCCCAGGCTCCCCCCCTCCCTCAGTGCATCCTGGCCGCAGCCTCCTGAGTGTGCCCAGTGGTCTGTCCTGATAGAAACCAGACAAACGGACGTGCCCTGTCCCTTCCCGTCCCCCACCCgcagaaagaaaaccaaaccGTTACAGAAGTCAACGCAGTACAAAGTTATAAATCAGAAAGCTAACCCTAAACTTATCTGAGAGATAGTATTCCTGAATAATCATAatcagagtaaaataaaattaaaaaagttacACTGTAAGGTATAAAATGCCTGGGTGAGATGCTCCCACAGCCCGGCATGGAGACGGTCAGCCGGCCCCCTACCAGTGCACCCCCCCTCTCTGGGTGGCTGGGGGCCACCAGGGCCACTCCTGGGCAGTCTCTCCACCAGAAGGCAGCCCTgagcgcccccacccccaccccatgccatGCGGGGAACAAAGTGTCAGCTGAGGAAAAAGACAGGGCAGAAACGCGTCAGTGCTGGGGGCTCCTGGAGcatgccccccacccacccaccctgtcTTCTTTGGCAAATACACAGGAATCTGGGCGCCCCAGCACCCCCAAGGTCTCTGCgtttcctcccccgcccccagcctccgCCCACCGACAAGGCTTCGGCAGGTGGCCGGGAAGGCAGGCCAGGGCGGGGATGCAGGGGTCAGCAGTCTGGAGGTGCAGGCGACACAAAGCTGAAGGCCTCTTCCCTCGCAGTGTCCACGGGGGCCGGGGCGCTCGGCCAGCCGCTCAGGCATCGTACTTTTTCCCAGTCCGGTGGATGTGTTGGAAGAGGGTCATGGAGAAGGCCATGCCCAGAATCTGAAAGACATGGGGCCAAGGGCCTTAGACGGGGGACCAGGGGGCACCCAGCACCTGCGGGGGAGCCCCTCCCATTATGCAGACGCCATGGGGCGGGCACGCGAGGGTGAAGCAGAGCTGAGGCAGGCCACACATGGGGAGCTCGGCCCCTCGGACTGTCCAGGCTGGATGTCACCCAGCTGCGAGGCCCAGAAACCTGTTGTTTCAGATCATGGTGAGGACAGGGGCCTGAACCTAaactgcagggggctggggagctggggagtCGATGGGGAGGCGGCAGGAACTCTGGGAGCCCACCGATGGCTCCCGCAGAGTCCTGGGGCTCATGGCTGCCGCCTTGGGAGCATGTCAATGGCCATCTGTGTCCCCGCACCCCCTGGGTCCTGACGCACTGGAGGAGCAGGAGGGCAGCCTGCCCGCCCCTCGGGCAGCAGGACACACCACGGACCCACTGTCCAGGGACACTCACTGCCTCCGTGGCTCTCACACTCGAGGTCTGCAGTGACCCTGGAGACCGGGGGCTGGACCCAGCCTAGCCCCAGCGTCCTGCTCCGGGCCTTGCCGCAGGCCGCCCTGACCTGAGCCCCACTCGGAACCACACAGCTTTCTCCCACCGGCCTGTCTCCCATTGGAGCCCCGAGCGGGCACAGTGGCTCATCCGCCAAGCTCGAAGGCTCTTCGACCAGCAGACTCGGTCCAAACCACAGGCCCCAGGGTTTAGGGAAGAAAGGGGACTTCGAGCAGGACGTCCATCTCTCTGTGGACCCACCGGTCAGGGACTGGGGCTCCCCAGGGGTAGGAGTTACACACAACTGGGAGAGGAGTGCGCGCCCAATGCTCCTGGGCCCAGAAAGATGGGGGGGGTCTCCTGTTGCCACCACGTCAGCCTCCTCATCCAAGAAGGAGCTGAGGGTCTCCTTGGCATCCTTCTCTGTCACCCGCGCTGGGCCGTGCAGCACAGCCACCCACAAAACGCAGACCAAGGGCTGCTGGCCCTTCCTGAGCGCCCTCCCGGCCCAGCGTTCCGGGTATCAAACCCACATAGTGCTAAGAAGTGACCCGTGATCGAGCCCACTacacagatgtagaaacaaaGGCACAGGAACGAAGCCGTGGGCCACGTGACGCGCTCACACAGGTGCTGGGGCGGGATGGACCCCGAGGAGGCCGCCCCTGGGCCTTGCTCACAATGATGCCATGCAGTTGGCTCACAAGGTAATAAAGGTTCCTGTGCCTAGGCGGGGGACAGGCCTGTCCCAGCCAGCCCTTCCTGCAAGGCCAGCATAGGCCCACGGCTCAGGGGGACGTGAGGAGGCTCAGGCAGGCCCTCGGTGGGGGGGCACAGGCCCTGCGGGGAGGGGTCTCCCTCAGGCTGTCCCCTCCACCCCGCTGGCAGGACGGCCCCCTTACCTGTGTGATTAGAAGGCACATCCCCACCGTGCCGAGCACGTGCTTATTGTCAGCAAACCACTGTTTGACCTTCTCGTAGCAGCCCTGGGGAGTGAGGACCACAGCTTCAGGTGCTGGGGTGAACCGTGGGccctcctgcccagcccccatTTCACTTCCCTTTGgagcccgcccccaccccggttCCGTCCATAAGGCCCCATTGCACAGCCCCAGAGCCCATTCCTACCTGACTCTGACCCCCCGAGACATGGGCCCAGACGCTCACTTGCCACTGCCTTTCGGCTTCAGGCCTATGTGCCCTCACCCATCCCACGTTAAGCCACCTCCTTGGTGTCCTGGGccaccccccatccccgcccAGACTGTCCACCCAGGGGCCCCTGGGGTACCCAGCCTCACCGTCCTCCACACAAGGGTGGTGTTGTTTTGTCCGCAGCCCTGGGAGTTCTCCATGCAGCAGCGGTCGGGGACCGTGTTCTCCCCCAGCACCGAGAACCAGTCCCTGTAGTCAGTGACACCGCAGCAGTGCATctgcggggaggggtgggggggtgttagACAGGTCCAGCTCGGTCCTTTCCCTGCCCCCCGGCCCCATGGGAGCTAGCACCCAGAGGCCAGCTTGCTTGTCCCTTCTCTGGGCCCCAGCCAGGCCCAGGGGACGGAAGGCTATCTCCTTCCTGGAGGACGGCCGCCTGCTCTCTGAGCGGGGTGCTGGGCGCTGGGCAGAGTACTCAGCCCTCTGTTTGTCTGCTCCCAGCTCTTGGCTTCATGGTggcagcccctccccaggctcccatGGAGCTACACGGACACGCTTCCTCTTAGAACAGGGTTTCCTGAGTCACAACCGGGGAGGCAGACCTGTTGCTAAAATACTGTCATTCGTGCTGAATCTTCAGAAAGGATGGGATGGAGGAGCTGCCCTCCTGATTGTCCGTCTTGattcccagctcccagcccctcgGATGGCTGCTGGCCATATCCAGGCCCCCGCACAGCCCACCGCCCACCCAGCCGCCCCGCTGCAGCTGCTGGCCAGAGCACCATGTCTGACCCAGAGAGCCAGCGGCCCAGCCAGGGCTGGGGGGTGGCGTCTGAGGCCCAGGCCCCGCCTTCCACCCACATCTGCCCCCGTCCCCAGCCCTCACCTCTGCCTGGATGATGTTCCAGGCGTTCTTCAGCCCCACGTTGTTCTCCGAGTTGTAGAGTAGCAGGCCCTCCTTCAAGTCCTTCTTGGCATTCTCGTTCACCTGTCGGGCGAGGGCAGACTCAGGttggggtcggggggggggggaccaggaggccacccctctccccaggtcaCCCAGGTCAGCCACGAGTGCCGGCCCCGCCAACTCATGGGGGAGGCCTGCTGGGGGCCGGAGGTGATCCCCGTGAGAGCCGAGTGTTTCAGGAGGGAGCAGGGACCCTCAGAGGCGGAGACAGCACAAGCCCCCCCCACAGCTCCCCTGCTCCCAGGACACACCCCCTCACAGGCCACGCTGCCCCCTGGCCCACGACATCCCATGCCCCACGTTGGCCCTGCGGGAACACACCCTGGGAACTGCAGGGCGCACAGCCGCCGTCCGGAGTGTGGGGCCACCCCTTGCTAGCAAGTCGCTTACCCTCTCCCGCCTCTGCCTTGTCTGTAATACTGACACATAACATCCACCTCGGAGagggttgtgagaattaaagggATGATTCCCATGAAAACCAAGAACAGGGCCGGCCCGCAGCCATCTCTCAATATTATCAGTGGCTCCTTTTTTGCAGATGCAAAGGAATCACCGCTTCTAACCCTAATAGTGACTCTCCCTCTCGGTGTGGCCTGGGAGACTCCTTCAGGACCCAAGGGGCAGATGGTTATATGGTTCTGGTTATCATGAACCAGAAGAGCCCCTGAATGCTAAGTCTGCACACTTGACCAATCATTCTTGGTGGTCCCAGAGGAAGTTCCCCAATTGGGTGGGGAACTCTCCAGCCTGGACAGAGGTTAGTCCCTCTTAAGCTCCTGAATCCTCAgtgcagcctgagatcagctgaagtgagtgagtgaaagtcattttcactcagttgtgtccaactctttgtgatcccgtggactatacagtccatagaattctctaggccagaatactggagtgggtagcctttctttctccaggcgatcttcccaacccagggatcgaacccaggtctcccactttgcaggcggattctttaccagctgagccaaaaggaaaggacaagaatactggagtgcgtagcctatctcttctccaacggatcttccagacccatgaatcaaactggggtctcctgcattgcaggcggattctttaccaactgagctatcagggaagcccatgagatcAGCTCCCTGTCCCCAAAGGCCTCGAGAAAAGGATATGAACTTTTCCATACTTCAGCCCAGGAACTTGGGGCACAAGGTTTCCAGCCTAAAATATGAACTTTCCAAGTTCATAGAGAAGTTCTTCTTGGAGAAGAACTTCAATAAGTTGGAGAACTTCAAGAATTTGAGGCTTCTCAAGTTCTTGGAGAACTTGACCCTCCTCCAAGTGGTCAGCACAGCTATGCTTGAATGCTCCCAGTGACAGGGAGCTCAGTGGTGCTCCCCAGTTAGGGCTAGGGTTAGGGCATCCCTGGGTGACTAGAGGGTCTACAACCTAAGACATGCAAgttaatccctgagtcaggaagatcccctggagaagcaaacagcaacccactccagtggtcttcctgggaaatcccatggacagaggagccctgcacgttacagtccatggggtctcaaagtgtcagacacgactgagcaacacaccccacacacacttcTCAGACAACACAAGCGGATGAGCCCCCTGCTACCCCCACCAAAAGCCCTCCTCTCCTCAGAGATACAACCTGTCAGTGCTTTTCCTCCAGATTCCCTGACCCAACCCCACGGGCAATGATACTCCACAcactccctcccctcctggaAGTCTTACCTTGTCCATGTAGACAAAGAAGAGGATAATTAAGATCAGCTCTGCCAGGAGGATGATCAACAGGACGATGAAGAACTGGAATGAGAAGGTGCAGGCATGGGCACGTGGTCGTGAGCCAGGGACAAGGTGCAAATGGGCTGGCAgggggcaggcttcccaggtagggaTCCCatgtgggcaggggagggaggtgaaGCCTGACAGCCAATCAAGGAGTGGGAGGGGCACCCAGGCCAGGGTAGCCAATCAGGAGGAAGAGGGGCGTGGTCATTCTAGGTGCTCAGGCTAGCACTCGTGGCCCCAGTGTTCagagggctggggcctgggggactaagggggtggggggactggggggctggggggcagaggTCCAACTTACACTGAGGAGGAGGCACCTGTTCTCCTTGATGGCCCCCAGGCAGCCGAGGAACCCCGTCACCATGACGATGGTGCCTATGGCGATGACCAGGTTGGCTGCTGACAGTGAGGGGAAGCTGGGGGAGAAGGTGGCAAAGTTGCCTTGCGACACGGACAGCCAAATGCCCACTCCAAGCAGCCCACAGCCACAGAgctgcagagaaaggaaagccTGTTAGCCCGAATCCGTCTCCATGGGGCTCGGAAGACCGCCtgtcccgcccccacccctgccccccccaccccctcccaccccatccctggccCCAGCCGTGGGACTCGGAGCGGGTACCACGGCCCGAACGACACTGGGGGGTGTGACCTGCACAAAGCCCCCAGCCTCTCCAcgtctcagtctcctcatctggtAAATGGGATGAGACCAGCTTCATGACCCCTGTAGGGTCACTTCAGTGCAGACAGATGAAACAGGGCAGGGAGATCACGTGACAAACAGGGAAGATCCCAGCTGCACACGCAGCGCTGCGGGTGCCCCACTAGGCAGAGGGGGGCCTGAGGATCAGGAAGGAGAGGGGATGGCGTGGGGCCACGGTGGCCACGGAGCAAGTGAGGGCTTTGGGAGAGAGCCTCAGAACCCAGTTCCGCAGAGCCAGACTCTGCCGCGACTGCGTCCCGCTGCCCTGACGGGAAGGGGCACTTGCCCATGGTCCTCAGGAGCGGGAAGAACAAATTCCACAGAGATAGAAATAGGAAGAAGCTCCCTGGCTTGGCTGAGGGGCTGGCCGGCGTGCGGGGCAGGGCGCACCACTCCCCACACACCCCCAGGGAGCTGGCAGCTGCACCCAACCGGAGCCCGCTCTGCTGCACGGCTCCCCTGGGGCTAGGACGCCCACAAAGATGCAGTTTCCACGGCGGCCTGTCTTCCGCTCCATAAACTGACACTCCTTCCTCCACCCCCGTGGAGCCTGAGTTAATCAGTCAACAGGTATTTACTGAGGACCTACAGCcacaggcttccccggtggctctggcataaagaacccacctgccaaagcaggagacacaggagatgcgggttctatccctgggttggaaagaccccctgcaggaggacgtggcaacccactccagtattcttggctggagaaacccatggacagaggagcctggagggctacggagGCTCCTacaggggttgcagagtcagacacgactgagcgattaaacaaGAGCAGAGTTGTTAGCACAGTGGTGCTGGTGTTAGGGAGCTGCCTTCCCGGGGCCTCTACTGCGGCCAGATGGGAGCCAGGGAAGCACAGCTTCCCAGACTGTATGCTCGGTTAACAGGTGAGGGGCCCAGAGCTCAGGTGCCAGGTGGAGGGGCAGCCCCGCAGACATGCGGACGGGGCAGGTGGAGAATGAGACGCTGCCCGCCTCTTTGGGACCACTGTGAGAAGTTAAAAGAAGGAAGCCCTGTGGAGAGGGTGACAGGGCCAGGCGCTGGCCTCTGGGTGACATTTCATGAGCCGGGTGCCAGGCTGCGACGCTCAGAACCCAAGCCTCCAGGGAGCAAACACATGGCAGCGAAGGCTGGGCAGCCACGTGCAGGCAGAGAGTGGGAAGCTGGGCAGGGCCAGAGGCTCCTGGAGGAGACACACTTGCTCTCTCATCTGTTCCACAAACCGGAATGGCGCCGCCGCTCAGGAGAGCCAGGCCCTGCCCTGAGCCCAGGGAGACACCCTGGGGAAGTGGGGGATGCAGACGTCACAGAAGCAAACAGAAGACAAAAGTCCAGGTGCGgtgaagaaaaagaagtcaggATGAGAAAGAGTCAGAAAGTaacaggggtggggggcggggggtggtcagggaaggcctctcgaAGAGTGTCATTTGAGGAGGGGTCCACAAGAGGAGGGGCTTCCCAATGATAAAGAAAtcatctgccagtgtaggagacgcaggagacaggagttcaatccctgggttgggaagatcccctggaggagggcatggcaacccactccagcattcttgcctggagaatcccatggacagaggagcctggcgggctacagtccatagggtctcaaaggagtcagacacgactgagcagctaggcACCAGAAGAGGAGAAGTGAACCACATGAATAACGGGGAAGGAAGTTCCAGAGGAGACAGCAGGTGAAAAGCCCTGGCTGGGGGTGAGCCTGACCAGCTGCGGGCAGGGGACGGGGGAGCGAGGTGACAGTGGTGGGGACCGGTGGGCGGGACCTCACAGCGTCTGTTCTTGGTGAGATGGCGAGCCGGGAGCAGGTCAGGGACGTGATCTGGGATTTCAGTAGATCACTCTGGCTGTTGTGTGGAGAACAGGTCACTGGGGGGCAAAGGGGGCAGGTGAGCAGTCAGGCCACTGCAGTGACCAGGTGACAGGGCAGGGCGCTGGGCAGGAGTGCGGAGAGATGCTCCAAGTGAAGAAGCAGCCGGAAGGGCTTGCTGGGCTTTGACGAATGAGCAGGACTTTGATAAATGGGGAGACAGGAAGGCAGTCCAGACGGGGCACGACAAAGGAAGTGGGGCTTTTCCCACCATCACTAAACCCGTGTGcttctgctcagtcgtgtccgactcattgcgaccccacgggctgtggcacaccaggcccaGAGCCCCCACCTTATGGGGGCGCGTCCACTCGGCTCAGCCGGGGGCTGGGTGCCACCACTCCTGCAACCAGCAGGTGGCGCCCCCCAGCCGGGTCAGAGCTCCGGATTGGCAGGGAGGCACGGAGACCATCCAACTTGTCACTGACTCTCTTCAACCCGGTCACTTTCTGTGCTGCCGactcaatttttctttcattaatcaCCCCATGGAAATTCATGCTCTCCACGCTCAAGATTTAAGGCTCTACAAGCCAGACCCTGGAATGAATAACAGGAGACCTCACAGCTGCCAGCTCACTACTGGTAAGGAGGTAAGCTTTGGGACCCCCAGAGCCACCAGACACTCTGTGCTGGAgacgccccccgcccccaaccacccccgccagccccaggcctgggaaGGTCCTCGGGGTACTAGGCAGTACATTTGACCCAAGAAACGCCAGCACCCGAGGTACCAAGGGATGACActccagctccccccaccccactgacgCTGAGAGTGGGCCCCGGGGGGATCCTCAAGTCCCTCCAAGGGGAAGGGCCCTCATGTGGGAAAGAAAGCTCAAAACCTCTAGGCGCTGGTCATCATCTCTGACTTCACGCTTCCAGCCTCTGACGTGTCGTGCCAGCTCCCCAGAGTCTGCCTGGGAGGGGGAGCTGCTCCCCGACTCCCACCCCTGCTTCCTTTTCACTTCCTGCCCTAGATCACCTTGCCGCAGGTAAGACTCAGGTAGGGCCTGCTGCCAACAGcagggcagcccccaccccaagctGCCAGTAGCTGGGACCCAAGTCCTGCATCTTCCCCTCAAACCCACACCCGCATCCCTGCCCCCTAAAGGCCATTGCTGATGGCATTCAGGGACATTTCCTCCCAAAGCAACATGTTGTCTCAGACCCCCACCAGCTAGAGTCAAGCCCACAGCTGGAAGAAcctctgggagaaggcagggtGACTCGGAAACCAGGACCCAGCCAACCTCCCAACCCAAAGACAACAGGCACCTCACTATACCAGCTGAGCCTGGCAGGCATCTAGGGGCCACCCTGACCACCAAGCCTCCCTGCCTCTTGCCCCACTCCCAACCAAGGGCACTTCCAAGTATTTTCCACTGGAGCTCCAAATGAACCCACTTCCAGCTGTGGGCAAACCCTTGTATTTGCTGGTGACTTCAGCATAGAGCAGTGCCTCCCCTTGGCAGGGCCCATGGATCTGCCTCCTCCAGGCTCACCCTTCAGAGCCAGCATCTTCCTCATCACCCTGGGCCCATCAGACAGATGCACAGCAGGCTACGGCCTCGTTGATCAAGTCTACTGTAATTAACCAATACCCCCACGGCATTTTCCCGTCTTCAGTCGAAATCACATTGATTTGTAGTTTTAATATATGTTTCCACCACATGTCCTGATGTATTTTTCACGTAGCAGTCCAGTTCTCTGGGAGTGAAGCCATAACCTCCCCTGAACCAAACTCCCTCTTGAGTGCCATGCCCCCAACTTGCTTAGAGCCCAGGGACAGCCACTGCCTGTGTCCCCCACAGTGGCCACCATTTCCCCAGCATGCGGGACAGCCTTCCCTGGGGTGGCCTTTTGCACCAGGGCTGAACACCCCTGCCCAGCCCTCTGTGTAGACGTGCTGCCCACCCCCAGGAAAATACCAGCACCTCCAGGCCAGGCTCACAGCTCAGCCATTTCACCCCCATTGTGGGACCCAGAACATGCCTGGATACTACAGAAACATTCATTCCATGAATGAGTGGATGGGTGGGcagatggatggagggagggagggatgggtggataggtggatggatggatgaatagatggatggatggatggatggatagatgaatgaatagatggatggatggatggatgaatagacatatgcatgtatgtatgtatgtatagatggatggatggatggatgaatagatggacagatgggtcgatgggtggatagatggatgtatGAATagatgtatacatgtatatatgtatagatggatggatgaatggatgcatgtgtggatggatagatggatggataaatagatggatagatggagggATGAATagatgtatgcatgtatatatatatatatatatagatagatagatagatagatgaatggatacatgtgtggaTGTATGTAAGTATggttggatggatagatggatggatggatggacagataggtgggtggatggatggatgatggatgggtggatggacagatgggtgggtgggtggatggatggatgg is a window of Odocoileus virginianus isolate 20LAN1187 ecotype Illinois chromosome 23, Ovbor_1.2, whole genome shotgun sequence DNA encoding:
- the TSPAN9 gene encoding tetraspanin-9 isoform X2; translation: MARGCLCCLKYMMFLFNLIFWLCGCGLLGVGIWLSVSQGNFATFSPSFPSLSAANLVIAIGTIVMVTGFLGCLGAIKENRCLLLSFFIVLLIILLAELILIILFFVYMDKVNENAKKDLKEGLLLYNSENNVGLKNAWNIIQAEMHCCGVTDYRDWFSVLGENTVPDRCCMENSQGCGQNNTTLVWRTGCYEKVKQWFADNKHVLGTVGMCLLITQILGMAFSMTLFQHIHRTGKKYDA
- the TSPAN9 gene encoding tetraspanin-9 isoform X1, whose protein sequence is MEKSSSEDSSIHRSPSLDSKDSDFAKPSTSGRPFGRGFTAGAFYGTAGSRGQSHAEAGVKTDKYNAPKGSKYVVFYLDLSFVFLLEFKKCNMARGCLCCLKYMMFLFNLIFWLCGCGLLGVGIWLSVSQGNFATFSPSFPSLSAANLVIAIGTIVMVTGFLGCLGAIKENRCLLLSFFIVLLIILLAELILIILFFVYMDKVNENAKKDLKEGLLLYNSENNVGLKNAWNIIQAEMHCCGVTDYRDWFSVLGENTVPDRCCMENSQGCGQNNTTLVWRTGCYEKVKQWFADNKHVLGTVGMCLLITQILGMAFSMTLFQHIHRTGKKYDA